One Vespula pensylvanica isolate Volc-1 chromosome 14, ASM1446617v1, whole genome shotgun sequence genomic window carries:
- the LOC122634139 gene encoding uncharacterized protein LOC122634139, with translation MPITCQGNDNCSVCMPCTPYSPCSPCTIWRQYSPWIQCPPKFGTTCKVKPKITTSVRFGGLKYEARNVLPTPPVLCSPPPFYPVLVGTYPFCGWPSPCAESTALITPPIS, from the exons atgccaATAACGTGTCAAGGCAATGACAATTG tTCAGTATGCATGCCATGTACTCCTTATTCTCCATGTTCACCTTGTACCATTTGGAGACAATATTCCCCATGGATTCAATGTCCACCAAAATTTGGTACAACTTGTAAAGTCAAACCTAAAATTACTACCTCTGTAAGATTTGGTGGTTTGAAATATGAAGCACGTAACGTTTTACCAACTCCACCAGTTCTATGCAGTCCACCACCATTTTATCCTGTTCTCGTTG gAACTTATCCTTTTTGTGGTTGGCCAAGTCCATGTGCTGAATCAACTGCTTTAATTACACCACCGATATCTTGA
- the LOC122634138 gene encoding transmembrane emp24 domain-containing protein 3, which produces MKRRMDYWSTWMLIVSILFHTVLLTGGVELSFELSDNAKECFYQEIEKNVSSTLEFQVVTGGQYDVDVTLEAPNKEIIYKQVKTQFDSHPFVPTMSGVYKVCFSNEFSTFSHKLVYMDFQVGNELPLPGLGEHVTVMTQMESSAQVVHENLNNILDYQTHHRLREAQGRKRAEDLNERVLWWSLMETVAIIVIFIGQVYILKNLFTERKPYQRI; this is translated from the exons atgaaacggAGAATGGATTACTGGTCGACATGGATGCTTATTGTTTCAATACTTTTTCACACTGTTTTACTTACGGGTGGCGTCGAGTTAAGCTTCGAATTGTCTGATAATGCAAAAGAATGTTTTTATcaagaaattgaaaagaatgtTTCGTCGACGCTTGAATTTCAG gTTGTGACCGGTGGCCAATATGACGTAGATGTTACATTAGAGGCACCGAACaaagaaatcatttataaaCAAGTGAAAACACAATTTGACTCTCATCCATTCGTACCAACTATGTCAGGAGTATATAAAGTATGTTTTAGTAATGAGTTTTCTACGTTCTCTCATAAGCTTGTATATATGGATTTCCAAGTTGGAAATGAATTACCACTTCCGGGTCTTGGAGAACATGTCACTGTTATGACTCAA ATGGAGTCATCGGCACAAGTAGTGCATGaaaatctaaataatatacttGATTACCAAACGCATCATCGATTAAGAGAAGCTCAAGGCCGTAAACGAGCTGAAGATTTAAATGAACGGGTCTTATGGTGGTCCTTGATGGAAACCGTtgctattattgttatttttataggaCAAGTGTACATTCTCAAGAACCTCTTCACAGAAAGGAAACCCTACCAAAGGATTTAG
- the LOC122634169 gene encoding uncharacterized protein LOC122634169 isoform X3: MGVSEINMWILIRRYDQIESENDTLQTTLNCFTVVPGVTLDELRISIYYWAGIEKDNNKVLKIRRHDNNLIPLSSLLRGSHKDKPFIIDVVGVHQFCPVEERSLPPGYLDAFKSKLANLEKRIIDWMN, translated from the exons atgggTGTGAGTGAAATAAATATGTGGATATTGATACGTAGGTACGATCAAATTG aatCAGAAAACGATACGTTACAAACAACTTTAAATTGTTTTACTGTTGTACCTGGAGTAACATTGGATGAATTAagaatatctatttattattgggctggtatagaaaaagataataataaagtattaaaaattagaagacacgataataatttgatacCATTGTCTTCTTTGCTTAGAGGATCTCACAAAGACAA GCCTTTTATCATTGATGTTGTCGGAGTACATCAATTTT GTCCTGTAGAAGAACGGAGCCTACCACCTGGTTATTTAGATGCTTTCAAATCTAAACTTGCCAATTTAGAAAAACGG ATCATAGACTGGATGAATTAG
- the LOC122634169 gene encoding uncharacterized protein LOC122634169 isoform X2 has protein sequence MGVSEINMWILIRRYDQIESENDTLQTTLNCFTVVPGVTLDELRISIYYWAGIEKDNNKVLKIRRHDNNLIPLSSLLRGSHKDKPFIIDVVGVHQFCPVEERSLPPGYLDAFKSKLANLEKRVMMIIDWMN, from the exons atgggTGTGAGTGAAATAAATATGTGGATATTGATACGTAGGTACGATCAAATTG aatCAGAAAACGATACGTTACAAACAACTTTAAATTGTTTTACTGTTGTACCTGGAGTAACATTGGATGAATTAagaatatctatttattattgggctggtatagaaaaagataataataaagtattaaaaattagaagacacgataataatttgatacCATTGTCTTCTTTGCTTAGAGGATCTCACAAAGACAA GCCTTTTATCATTGATGTTGTCGGAGTACATCAATTTT GTCCTGTAGAAGAACGGAGCCTACCACCTGGTTATTTAGATGCTTTCAAATCTAAACTTGCCAATTTAGAAAAACGG GTGATGATG ATCATAGACTGGATGAATTAG
- the LOC122634169 gene encoding uncharacterized protein LOC122634169 isoform X1 codes for MGVSEINMWILIRRYDQIESENDTLQTTLNCFTVVPGVTLDELRISIYYWAGIEKDNNKVLKIRRHDNNLIPLSSLLRGSHKDKPFIIDVVGVHQFCPVEERSLPPGYLDAFKSKLANLEKRVMMVESFLPNMTSSHTRAVETMVTQLTNCVNFLDHRLDELAPQCWKSQIQSAAS; via the exons atgggTGTGAGTGAAATAAATATGTGGATATTGATACGTAGGTACGATCAAATTG aatCAGAAAACGATACGTTACAAACAACTTTAAATTGTTTTACTGTTGTACCTGGAGTAACATTGGATGAATTAagaatatctatttattattgggctggtatagaaaaagataataataaagtattaaaaattagaagacacgataataatttgatacCATTGTCTTCTTTGCTTAGAGGATCTCACAAAGACAA GCCTTTTATCATTGATGTTGTCGGAGTACATCAATTTT GTCCTGTAGAAGAACGGAGCCTACCACCTGGTTATTTAGATGCTTTCAAATCTAAACTTGCCAATTTAGAAAAACGG GTGATGATGGTAGAATCATTTTTACCTAATATGACTTCTTCTCATACGCGTGCGGTAGAAACTATGGTAACTCAGTTAACAAATTGTGTTAACTTCTTAGATCATAGACTGGATGAATTAGCACCACAATGTTGGAAAAGTCAAATTCAATCGGCAGCCTCTTGA